The DNA region GTGCGGGAGGCACCCGTCCCAGCTCCTCACCGGCATCTGCTCCTCCTGCCTCATGGAGCGCCTCTCCTCCGTGCGCGACCAGCCCGAGGCCGAGATCGTCGAGGTCGCCGCCGCGGAGCCCGCcggggggtccggcgccgcggACCAGGGCAAGCTGCGGCAGACGCTCATGCTGCTCTTCCAGCTGGACGACTGCAGCGGCGTCGCGCATTCGTCACCAGCGAAGGACCCCCAGTCGTCGGCGGAGTTCCAGTTCGGCTCTAGAGGGGCGGATCGAGGGGGAGAGCAGAAGGGGCCCCGGTCGTGGCTCAGGTCCATTTTGCCGAGGAGAGggatgcggtggaggaggaggaatgGGGGCTCCGTGAAGgagccctcgccgccgccgcagccgcggagggaggcggcggaTCCGAGCGccagcaacggcggcggcgatgcgcaGGTGGAGCGGAAGCCGAGCTTCCGGCGCTCGTGCGAGTGGATGGCGTTCCGGGAACCGAGCAGGGGCTCCCTGGAGCCGCCACGCCACTCGTGGGACGGGTCGATGGTGGGCAGGGCCTTCGCGTGTTCCTTCGCCTGCTTAGAGGAGCCACCGGATGCGGCAacgagggcgaggaggagcaaTGCGGAGGAAGCAGTTGGGGAGACCCCAGCCGTGGCCGCAGAGACCAGGAATGGGGGGCACTCAGTTGATGCAGGTGGCGATGGGCGGCGTTTCAGGGGAAGGGGGTCTGGTGACACTGGGATGGAGATGTCTGTCTCTGGAGTTGGAAGACGGAGGTCCAACAGGTGGAGCAGGGTGTGGGATCGCAGCATAACAAGCCCTCTCAAGGAATTTGTGAGGAAGGGAGAGCATGTCCTTGAGCGGTCCCTGTCCGAGTCAAGGAAGGAAATCCGGAGGGGTAAAAATGCGGAAGCAGCAGACATCAGTGGTGAAATTCATTCTGGGCGCAATGGACATGTTTCGGGCAGAGCAAGCCAAGGCACGGGTCGAACTTCACAGGCTGCATCCAATGGGGATGTACAGAATTTCCGGACCGATTGGCTTAAGAATAGCAAGATTGGTAGAAGCAGAAGTGTGCATTATACATCTCCTGGGAACTTGGACAATGGCATGCTGCGGTTTTATCTGACACCCATGAGAAGCACGAGAACTGCAAACAGGGCAAGAAGGAGAAGTTCACGTTTGTTTGCAAGAGGGCTTTTTGGTTTCATATGATCAGCTGAAGTAGAATATCAGACCATGCCATGTGTTTTAGAAGATGGCAGCAGCAGAAGCAACTTTTCTTTGCAATCTACTTGGTTTCTAAGGATTGGCAACATCGTAAGTTATTCTGACATATTCTTTCCTATAGGAGATTGTTAAGTCCCAACTTAGACTCAAGATGCTTCAGTATTAGTTGCAGAATTGCTGCTCAGTTCTTTTAAGATGTTTCTTATAGAGGGAATCTGGACAAACCTGTGCAGATTAGTATCACACTGTAATTATTTACGTTGATAATAATACTTGTATTAATTTGTTCCAAGAGTTCTCAATTCTTCTGTCTTGTTCAAGGTATTTATTGTTCTAATATGTTTCTCATCCTAATCATATACATTATTGTCATTGGTTGAAAAAACTTAAGAGCTAAAGAATTTTTAACTGTTGTTAAATATGACTAGTATTTAGCCATATGAATAACCAGACACCACGGTCCACTTGCTAAAATCTACACAAATAAGGCAATAAGCTGAGCCTCTTCCTCTTtgagtaaaattttctttcctATATTTGGTTGTCTTTGAAATTATATGGGCCATCATTGCAATGTGGCTGGTCCATGCTGTTCATTGGTGGCCTATAAATGGCATGGCTAGGATTCTCTCATGTGGGCTGTCATCTCCTATCATCATTCTCAAAGAAAAATTTCATAGATGGGTCATTGTACTGGGCATAAAGCTTCCATCTGGACTCTGGCTGGAGTCTCAATCCAATCCAGCATATTTTCATGCTGAACTGGACAAAGGCCCCAtttggatccaagtgctaatAGGTGAAAGTACTAAACTTTAGCACAAGCTCATCCAAACGGGAGTGCTAATAGggtgggctaaactttagccaagaCTCAAAAACTTTAGCGTGTGCATGAGTGCTAATATATGCTTAAGTTTGGCACTCAGCTTTAGctcatccaaacaggccctaagtaATGGATCAAGGATCAACCGCGCCTAAATGTCCCTTGTTAGTTgttttatttatattttttgAAACGTGATGATTGTTTTAGATTACAGATCTGTGCTTCATCATCCAATTGTTTGTGTTATTCATCTCTACCCACCTTACATATTATGTGGTAAATTTCTACGGTGTAAACATGAATTATGAACTACATAAATTTAATTAGCCCTCAAGACTACGTTGTTCAGCATTTCAGCTAATGCATTCAGAAGGTTGTCATTTCTTTGAGTGGGTTGGGGCCTTATTGGCATGGTCAGTTAAGTATTGATTACCTTCAAAGTCCTATTTCTCTAATTTTACAACGTGTGTCACTAACTGATCAGGTAATATATGATAATGCGGGACAATTAACTTTCAATTGAGTTTCTGCAACTACTCTGTCCTTGAAACTTTTGCAGGTTGCAGAGAATTCACATTCCTTGAATGGAATGTTGCTCTCTCGCATATTCAGCCCCTTCAGTCTCCTACTCGGCGTGGATGCTGCGGAAGCATCCTCTTATCCACATAAACATACTATGCGGTCTCCAACTGACATTTCTGCTCCATCGGCATGCTTCCTGGTTTGAAAATTACTTGGAGAAATCGTGCTGCTGTATGGACATTTGGCGTACTATTTCTCTGCAGCGCCTGCATGCTACCTTGCTGTCAGGCAAACAATTCTTGAATAAAGTCAGAACAAAACCAGAGGATCCAATCATTCCCAGAGTAGTCCAACTACATGGGCAAGAATGAAGCAATGTGGACCATGGACACAGAGGAAGATTTCATTAGCATTGTGTGCAATCTTCGAAGAAATAACTTACAAGGGAATCAAATGCAATCGTGAGCAACAGCTACATGCTTTCTAAATAAGCCTGGGAGACTACCGGTTGCTTTCCAACTTGGCTGGAGAGTCTACCACAGCATACATACTCCAAATGACATTAAGAGATGCTGATGGCCTAGCCTGCCATTCTAAATTCCCATTCTGTAAGGCATCAGAGTCAAAAGCACTCTGGTGCTTGTATTGAAATACAAATGGATACTCAGATTTGAACTATATCTCTCAATGTCTTTCCAGAGTTGGTAATGTGGTATGTGTCACATCAGAGGTGGTGAGCTACAATTCTTTGTGTATATGTGGGATTGCTATAGCGATGTATAAGTTTGGCTCTGTTATTTCTTTCTCCATCAACCTGAACTTTGTTTGCCTAATTGCCTGTGTAATTTCTTCCTCTGTAATCCTGAACTTTGGTGCAATTTGGCATTGATATTTAAGTTCTCTTTATGAAATATTGGATTTTTCTCTACCAATATCTAgtttttatttatatatttgAGTAAATATGGATCTTACGATGCTGCATAATCCATACTTCCGGTGGTGTTTCAGTTTTGCCCATATTTTGTACATGGTCAAAATGCGCAATTTAATGAGAGTGTCATGTAGTTGAATTTACCAAAATATCATGGAAACAATGCGAATCACATTTGTTTTTTAAATGCAAGTCTCAGCTCTCATGTTTTTCCTTATGATGcaaaatttattttaaattaaagTTGTACCTCTATAGTATAATCAAGCTGTTATGATGCAGGCCATTAATATCAATAGTAGAGATATTTCTATTTCTTTCGCTGATTAACATGGTAATTTACAGGTCCTAGAACAAACATAATATCTTCATTTAGCACTCTGGTATTAAAATAATTAACACATAACTTTTTCCTATGTCAACTCTAGATATTACTTTTGTAATAATTTAATTTACCATAACTTTGTGTAATAATATCTTCTTACTCTCCATATACATCAAATTCTCAATTGCAGACTCGTGAATCTTTCAAAATCAGAATTACATCGCATGCGTGCCATGATCACGCTATGTTTTTCACTGATATTCTTCTATCTTCTTCTTATGTTGCGACACCTTATGAGCTGGCGACTTGACTACTAATAGGGAAAATATTGTTCCTAGCTTTCAAATTAGCGATATCTCTAGGTCAACTCTAGATTTAATTTGGTATAAAGAAGCATACTAATTTAAATGAATATGAAAGGTAAGATATTTCTTTTCCTAAAATGAGGAAGAGAAAGATATTCCTTTTCCTAAAATGAGGAAGAGAAAGGGTCCGATTAGACAATTAGGACTTGATAATGTTGTAGTCTGCTATACGTAAATCGACGTTATAGATAACTTTTTTAgataatttttattttattttaaatttatatatttattagtCGTATTCAGTATAAACTTTTTAGATTAGTCCGTACAGTTAAATCATCataaaatatatattatttatttatttattaaaatGGTAATTTTTAAACTTTCTCGTGAGCATGATGTGTTCTTTTAACTCTACGTTACTCTTTTCGTTTCAAATTGTATATCttttttggcaaatctagacaTATAGGTGCATaaaaaaatttatatatctagatttatCAATACGATCTATATTTTGAAACGGAGTGAGTGTACTGAGATAATAAATTGTTTAAGTATAACCAGATTCTTTTCCTGATCGGGATCCTTCCTTCCCGGTTAGTTGTTCCTTTCCTCTGTCCCCCTCTCCCCTGTCCGGCGGTGCCGGTCGCAATAAAAATAAAATCAATAATacagagagaagagagagagagggagggagagagagagagggaggagacaGCAACACCGGCTGCTTAATCTCTTCTTTTCCTCGGCTTATCTCCAAGGGCGCATCTCCAGAAGCGGAAGGGAGGAACGGAGCAGCGAATTCTTGTTTTCGCGCAAGATGTCTTCCCCaagcaagcgccgggagatggACCTCATGAAGCTGTGAGGACCCTGGGGGCGTTTCAGTGATTTCCCTTTGGGATTTCGATGGGGATTTCCTTGATCTGTGTTTCTGTTGCCTGTTGATGCCTGCAGGATGATGAGCGACTACAAGGTGGAGATGGTGAACGATGGGATGCAGGAGTTCTTTGTTGAATTCCGTGGGCCTAACGAAAGTACGGATTTTGACGCAGGAGGCCGATTTGATTCCGTTTCTTGCGCCGATGATTCTGTAGCTTCTGAGTTCTGATCTAGATAGACTGACTGAAGAACGAGTTTTCAGGAAGTTCAGAGTTTTTGTTGATCATTGTGGCCTTTAGCTTCCATTGATGTAGCTTGAGAACAGATATAATCAGATCTCCAATTTAACCTGTTGCTGAGCTGCTTTTGCTTTCTGTGTTGTCATCAGTATCTGAATGATGTACTTGAAGCTTCAGTCTTGTTAGTACTGATTTATGATGACCAGCTGCCTCTTTCTGAAGGATGCTTTGCTGAATTTAATAGGCATTTATCAAGGAGGCGTGTGGAAGGTTAGAGTAGAACTGCCAGATGCATATCCATACAAATCCCCGTCAATTGGTTTCATCAATAAGATATATCACCCAAATGTTGATGAAATGTGAGTACCTCTGAACTCAATGAGTTGTTACTTTGTCTATTCAAACCATGATAACAATTTAGTTTCTAACCACTTCTGGATGGATGCAAACTGTAGGTCTGGTTCAGTCTGTTTGGATGTCATCAACCAAACATGGAGCCCAATGTTTGGTAATAATTGATCTTTCCTTTTCATTACCTGTGTAGACATCCAGTTAGTTTTTTTTTCCCTGTTGCATTATCTTTACAACTGGAGCTCCAGGTGCTTTGTACTTTAAATCTATCAGTGATATTTTGCAGATCTTGTTAATGTATTTGAGGTCTTCCTCCCACAACTTCTACTATATCCGAATCCTTCTGATCCATTGAATGGAGATGCTGCTGCATTGATGATGCGTGATCGGCCTGCTTATGAACAAAAAGTGAAAGGTAACCAGATTAAGTATTGTCTGTTTATTGGTACCTTTATTGCAACCTTCTTGTAGGTTACATTAGATATTTAACAATGTCACTGACAGTTGAGATGCGGGCGTACTGGATTTCCTTTGCAGTTTGCAACAGTAGAATGCGTCAATCCATCTCCTTCAAAACATGGCAGTCTTGTAATTCTGACTAATGAATTTGATCTTGCACAATACATTAGTTTAGTGAACAACTCATCATAATCAATAAATACATGTTCGAGAATACTTCCACACAGGTTTTAAGTTTCTTACCAAAAGCCTTCGAAGAATATTGATTTATTATAGGTGGTCAATTAGTCCACCACAGATAAGTAAATTCACCAGTTAGGTTATAATACATATTCTTGACTAGAGCAGTATTAGGGAAATTGCTTAGGTTTTAAGCTCGGCATGTTGTTTGAGTGGGTTTTGGATCTGTAAGCCAATAAAATCGTTTAGTTGCCAATATGAGAAAATCCCGTGTCAGGATGGGGGATGGCACAGAATGGGCTCTGTCTTGTTGATGAGGTCATGAGAGCAATGCTAACAGGTAGGTTTATTGGTTGCAATGTGGATATCCTCCATATCCTCAAAAAATCCTGAAAAACTTGTACTATGTGAATACATCTTCAAAAGCAATTCTGTGTTAGGGATTGTTCCATTTACCCACCAACACGTACCATGTGTTTTGCTGCTAAGACTTTAATTTACCCGCCAACACGTCCCTCACTGAATTATTAATTTACCATGATGCTATGGAGCTGTTCCTCTGCTAGTTGAACCGTACTAAATTCCTCAGTACTTGAGAGCTGAGTTTCGCTTGGACATTGTTCCTGCAGAGTACTGCGAAAAATACGCCAAACCAGAGGATGCTGGGGTAGTCCCAGAGGACAAGTCCAGTGACGAAGAGCTgagtgaggaagaagatgacTCCGGTGACGAGGAGATACTGGGGAAACCAGATCCGTAGACAAGTTGGAACCTGTTCCTCTGGCTAATCAGCACACGATGTTTATTGCAGCAACTGCAATGAAACAGTCTCTGAACCCTTCCCGTGCAGCCTGAATGTCGTGTAAATAAACTGCAGTGTCATGTTCCTTAATGTTATTTCCACCCTGAAATTGACCGATTCGATGTCCAGCAGCACTGCTTTGCCCCAAGTATCATGATTTGTAGATTTCTGAATTCTGAATTAGGATTGGCCGATAATTGTGCGTAATTGTTCACAAGCAAATTCCCCAATAATTCAGATGATGTTGGCGTACACATTCTCAGTCGTTGCATAGCTATTTCACGGTCTTTCAGACATTAACTGACGATGCAATCATAAATCATTGGCTAGCTCTGGTGGTATGGATGCAAATTCGAAGAATTTAATTATCTTATGGATTAGCAATGAGACCAGGACTAAAGATTTTATATAAGCAAAAAAATCCTCATGGCTTCCAGAGTTCCATGCAACTCGGAGATGGAATCAAGCCACATGGAGCACGCAGCACATTTGACTTGATCAAGCTGTTCACGTCGTCTGCGATGGTGGTTTTGGTTTGCC from Panicum hallii strain FIL2 chromosome 9, PHallii_v3.1, whole genome shotgun sequence includes:
- the LOC112876105 gene encoding uncharacterized protein LOC112876105 codes for the protein MEEDEQAAQGPEPEPPRCGRHPSQLLTGICSSCLMERLSSVRDQPEAEIVEVAAAEPAGGSGAADQGKLRQTLMLLFQLDDCSGVAHSSPAKDPQSSAEFQFGSRGADRGGEQKGPRSWLRSILPRRGMRWRRRNGGSVKEPSPPPQPRREAADPSASNGGGDAQVERKPSFRRSCEWMAFREPSRGSLEPPRHSWDGSMVGRAFACSFACLEEPPDAATRARRSNAEEAVGETPAVAAETRNGGHSVDAGGDGRRFRGRGSGDTGMEMSVSGVGRRRSNRWSRVWDRSITSPLKEFVRKGEHVLERSLSESRKEIRRGKNAEAADISGEIHSGRNGHVSGRASQGTGRTSQAASNGDVQNFRTDWLKNSKIGRSRSVHYTSPGNLDNGMLRFYLTPMRSTRTANRARRRSSRLFARGLFGFI
- the LOC112877662 gene encoding ubiquitin-conjugating enzyme E2 4-like; its protein translation is MSSPSKRREMDLMKLMMSDYKVEMVNDGMQEFFVEFRGPNESIYQGGVWKVRVELPDAYPYKSPSIGFINKIYHPNVDEMSGSVCLDVINQTWSPMFDLVNVFEVFLPQLLLYPNPSDPLNGDAAALMMRDRPAYEQKVKEYCEKYAKPEDAGVVPEDKSSDEELSEEEDDSGDEEILGKPDP